A region of Ictalurus furcatus strain D&B chromosome 1, Billie_1.0, whole genome shotgun sequence DNA encodes the following proteins:
- the zgc:92606 gene encoding gamma-aminobutyric acid receptor-associated protein-like 1, which produces MSCQYQRSVPFEFRKLEGERVRAKHPDKIPIIVERAARSRAPELDKKKYLVPSELTVGQLCFLIRQRISIRPEEALFFFVKNSLPPSSCPLSVVYEEHHEEDLFLYMTYSNESVYGA; this is translated from the exons ATGAGTTGCCAGTACCAGCGCAGTGTTCCGTTCGAGTTCAGAAaattggagggagagagagttcGTGCCAAACATCCAGACAAAATTCCG atCATTGTAGAGAGAGCTGCCAGATCACGTGCCCCTGAACTTGACAAAAAGAAATACCTCGTTCCATCAGAGCTGACAG TTGGCCAGCTGTGCTTCCTGATCAGACAGCGAATCTCCATAAGGCCAGAAGAAGCACTCttcttttttgttaaaaattccCTTCCTCCTTCCAGCTGCCCGCTTTCTGTTGTATATGAG GAACACCACGAGGAGGACCTGTTCCTGTACATGACCTACAGCAATGAGAGTGTGTACGGTGCCTGA